From the genome of Salvelinus namaycush isolate Seneca chromosome 1, SaNama_1.0, whole genome shotgun sequence:
TTATCTGTTAGTCTGAcaatccatctatccatccattgctTTATCCATCTATCCATTCATCCAGCCCTTTGTCCATTCTCTCATCCACCACTTGAGCTCCAGGGAAGGGAGGATATACTGCCTAAGAGGAACATAAACAGTGGGTATTGAGGAGATTTGAGGACATGAAATTGCACTGAAGTTAAATGTCAGTCTGTCATTTAACATAGTTTTACTGAACAAGGCTATGTTGATACCTCATTGTTGAATGCAGAACAAATCAGGTAGCCATGCTAGTACTCTGCTGGCAGTTAATTGAGTTTACAGAGGAAAGAAGTTTATCTTGTTGCAAAAAAACTAAATTGTGCACACCCGTCTTTAGCTGCACACTGTGTCCACAATGACTCTCGTACCAAAGACGAGATAAGAGTAAGAACATGGGAGGAAAGAGATCATTTGATTGAGGGAATGGATAGGAGGGCAGAAGACGGAGGTTGATGAGGGACCACTGTGGGAAGGGAGGAAAATGGGTTTGAGAGAGACTGacaaaaagggagggagaggtaggaaAGAGATGGATAGGAAAATAATGAAGAACGGAGTAGAGAAAGTGAGGGGAAGCAggctctgtcacgccctgaccttagagagccttttttatgtctctatttggtttggtcagggtgtgatttgggtgggcattctatgttctttatttctatgatttgtgtttctatgttttggccgggtatggttctcaatcagggacagttgTTCATCGTTGTCTCttattgggaatcatacttaggcagcctgttttgccaccttaggttgtgggatgttgtttttgttagctctgtgtagccTTCAAGATGTTGCGTTCATTgttctttttgttgttttgtttggtgtttggttttttaataaagaagcatgaacacgtagcacgctgcaccttggtcttcttctgACGAGCATTACAGGCTCCTCTCCTGTGCCCTGAGGGGAGTTAGGAGTTAGTGAAAAAGTGAGCGGACTGAGCAGTAATAGTATGTGATGAAACAAGAGTATTAGcaaatatttgtattattatattgaCAAGCTAGTAGATGGagcgctctaacaatggaaatgcatgtcctcaaagatggaaggcaggtgggaggaggcaagatcaggaGGGACCATTccagccaatgagagggcagattgtaaggggtgcgtactggcggcagagaagtcagacgcaggagagcaaaaactgtgtttccaacggcgcagtttaataataaaatCCCACCGGAAAACAGAACAATCAATAAATGGGTACATAACCCGACGCACACCAGACATAACGTCCACAagtacttacaataaacaataccggacaaggacatgatgggaacagagggttaaatacacaacatgtaattgatggaattgaaaccaggtgtgtgggaagacaagacaaaacaaatggaaaatgaaaggtggatcgacgatggctagaagaccggtgacgtcgaccgaacgtcgcccgaacaaggagagggaccgacttcggaggAAGCAGTGACACAGATAGTAAACAACAGGCACAACACTGATGTAAAGTAGTTTTATTTTTCAAGGTTGCCGAAATGCCACGTGAGTCCACGTATAACAGTCCATTCATAACAACCTAAACATTACAAAacttctatttgatcaaataagaCTCACGTAGCAtattagcaattacattttttgttgaccaaattcgacacccATTGCCCTCCACATAAAAATTCCTCATTTGTAGTCTTATTTttcgtggacagattttgggtgATTTTAGAGCCTTTAATGTCCAACAACAAAAATgatataaaaaacaaaaacacaaatcacctattggggaaccctgcagttgtcacggtcgtcttgaggtgaatgaatggaccaaggcgcagcgtgatatgaatacatcttcttttattttacgacgaagatgaacacgaaacgaaacacttatacaaactatacaaaacaacaaacaaccgtgaagctacaaacgaaagtgcacacacaagctacttacgttcaacatagacaatctcccacaatcacctaaagcctatggctgccttaaatatggctcccaatcagagacaattaatgacatctgtctctgattgagaaccaaaccaggcaaccatagactttcctagaactctctcctgaacacaaccccatacactattcaacaccccctaaacaatacacacaccctaaactagacaaaacacacaaacttcccatgtcacaccctgacctaactaaaataataaagaaaacaaagaatactaaggccagggcgtgacagcagtagagtatcgcaatattatttttgatgATTTTATATAAATACTGTGACTCAAAGTAtcgatttgtaaaaaaaaatatatatatacagtgctttcggaaagttttcagaccccttgactttttccacattttgttacgttacagccatattctaaaattgattaaatacaaaatttcctcctcaatctacacacaatttaGAATTTAGGTATTTAGAAATGGTTGAACATTGAGcactggtgcatcctgtttccattgatcatccttgagatgttatttcaacttgattggagttcacctgagGTATATGCAaatgtttggacatgatttggaaaggctcacacctgtctatataagatgacagtgcatgtcagagcaaaaaccatagcatgaggtcgaaggaattgtccgttgagatccgtgacaggaatgtgttgaggcacagatctggggaaggataccaacaaatgtctgcagtaatgaaggtccccaagaacacagtgacctccatcattcttaaatggaagaagtttggaaccaccaagactcttcctagagcaggccgcctggccaaactgagcaatcgggggagaagggccttggtcagggaggggaccaagaacccaatggtgactctgacagagctccagagttccgctgtggagatgggagaaccttccagaaggaaaaccatctctgcagcattccaccaatcaggcctttatggtagagtggccagacagaagccattcctcagtgaaaggcacatgagtttggagtttgccaaaaggcacctaaaggaccctcagaccatgagaaacaagattctctagtctgatgaaaccaagattgaactctttggcctgaatcccaagcgtcaggtctggagaaaacctggcaccatccctacggtgaaacatggtggtggcagcatcatgttgtgggaatgtttttcagcagcagggagtgggagactagtcaggattgagggaaagatgaacggagcaaagtacagagagatccttaattaAAACCTGGTCCAGAGCACTTAGGACCTCGGACCGGGGCGaagcttcaccttccaacaggacaacgacactaagcaaacagccaagacaacgcaagagtggcttcaggacaattctctgaatgttcttgagtggcccagccagagcccagacttgaacccgatcgaacatctctggagagacctgaaaatagctgtgcagtgacacttcccatccaacctgacagagcttgagaggatctgcagagaggaatgggagaaactccccaaatacaggcgtgccaagtttgtagcgtcatacccaagaagactagagtttgtaattgctgtcaaatgtgcttcaacaaagtaaagtaaagggtctgaatacttatgtaaatgtgatatttcagtttttaatttttaatacatttgcaaaaatgtctaaaaacctgtttttgaagtgtcattattgtgtgtagattgaggggggaaaacaattgaatccattttagaataaggctttaacgtaacaatgtgggaaaaattaaggggtctgaacactttctgaatgcactgtatatatttttatgtacacttagtgtacaaaacattaggaataccttcctaatattgagtaaCACCCCCTTTtggcctcagaacagccttaattcgtcggactacaaggtgtccaaagcattccacagggatacttGTCCACTATGTTATAAATGGCGccagaagaaatggcagcagttttacgggcgcccaaccaatgttccagtgttgaggatcagcgtggcggatgtgttgggcgcccgtaaaactgctgcaatttcatttcaatttttccgcattatttgtaacttattttgtacataatgtttctgcaaccgtatcttatagcaaaaaagagcttctggatatcaggacagcgatcactcatctcggattagacaaagactTTTTCTACAACAAGGAGGACGgacgcacaggacattctccaaacacccgacagggccgacatccccgttatttgcaagaggaagcctcttcaggacccggagaaggcgagtgggaaagctgccattaccgtcaatactactcgccaacgtgcaatcataggacaataaattagacgaggtgcgatcacgaatatcctaccaacgtgacatcaaaaactgtaatatcctatgtttcacggaatcgtggctgaatgacgacatggatactCAGCTAGCGGATAGACGCtacaccggcaagatagaacagcacactccggtaagacgagggagggcggtctgtgcatatttgtaaacaacagctggtgcacgaaatctaaggaagtctctagattttgctcgcctgaagtagagtatattgtgataaattgcaggccacaccactggcctagagagttttcagctatatatttcgtggctgtttatttaccttATTTAttcactaagactgcactcagtcagatgtataaggaaataagcaaacaggaaaccactcacccagaggcggcgctcctagtggccggagactttaatgcagggaaacttaaatcagttctaccaaatttctatcaacatattaaatgtgcaaccagaggtaaaaaaattctagatcacctgtactccacacacagagacgggtacaaagctctccctcaccctccatttggtaaatccgaccacaactctatcctcctgattcctgcttacaagcaggaagcaccagtgactcgatctataaaaaagtggtcagatgaagcagatgctaaactacagaactgttttgctatcacagactggaacatgttccgggattcttccgatggcattgaggagtacaccacatcagtcactggctttatcaataagtgcatctaggacgtcgtccccacagtgactgtacgtacatatcccaaccagaagccatggattacaggcaacatttgcactgaggtaaagggtagagctgccgctttcaaggtgcgggactctaacccggaagcttacaagatatcctgctatgccctccgacgaaccatcaaactggCAAACCGTCAATACAGAGCTAAGATTGAATCATTCTACACTGGCTCCGacactcgtcttatgtggcagggcttgcaaactattacagactacaaagggaagcacagccgcgagctgcccagtgacacgagcctaccagacgagcgaaatcacttctatgctcgcttcgaggcaagcaacactgaggcatgcatgagagcatcagctgttctggacgactgtgtgatcacgctctccgtagccggcatgagtaagacctttaaacaggtcaacatataCAAGactgcagggccagatggattaccaggaagtGTGCTGTTGGGCATGTGCAGACCatctggcaggtgtcttcactgacattttcaacatgtctctgattgagtctgtaataccaacatgtttcaagcagaccaccatagtccctgtgcccaagaacacaaaggcaacctgcctaaatgactacagacccgtagcactcacgtccgtagccatgaagtgctttggaaggctggtaatggctcacatcaacaccattatcccagaaaccctagacccactccaatttgcataccgcccaaacagatccacagatgatgcaatctctattgcactccacactgccctttcccacctggacaaaaggaacacttatgtgagattgctattcattgactacagctcagtgttcaataccatagtaccctcaaagctcatcactaagctaaggatcctgagactaaacacctccctctgcaactggatcctggacttcctgacgggccgcccccaggtggtgagggtaagtagcaacacatctgctacgctgatcctcaacactggaactCCCCAGGattgcgtgctcagtcctctcctgtactccttgttcacctacgactgcatggccaggcacaagtccaacaccatcattaagtttgcagacgacacaacagtggtaggcctgatcaccgacaacaacgagacagcctatagggaggaggtcagagacctggccgtgtggtgccagaataacaacctatccctcaacgtaaccaagactaaggagatgattgaagattacaggaaaaggaggaccgagcacgcccccattctcatcgacggggctgtagtggagcagattgagagcttcaagttccttggtgtccacatcaacaaccaactagaatggtccaaacacaccaagacagttgtgaagagggcatgacaaagcctattccccctcaggaaactaaaaagatttggcatgggtcctgagatcctcaaaaggttctacagctgcaacatcgagagcatcctgactggttgcatcactgcctgatacggcaattgctcggcctctgatcgcaaggcactacagagggtagtgcgtacggcccagtacatcactgggggtaagctgcctgccatccagggcctctacaccaggcggtgtcagaggaaggccctaaaaattgagCCCAGCCacaccagtcatagactgttctctctactaccgcatggcaagcggtaccggagtgccaagtctaggacaaaaaggcttctcaacagtttttacccccaagccataagactcctgaacaggtaatcaaatggctacccggactatttgcattgtgtgcacccccccaacccctctttttatgctgctgctactctttgtttatcatatatgcatagtcactttaactatacattcatgtacatgctacctcaattgggctgaccaaccagtgctcccgcacattggctaaccgggctatctgcattgtgtcccgccacccaccacctgccaacccctcttttacgctactgctactctctgttcatcatatatgcatggtcactttaaccatatctacatgtacatactacctcaatcagcctgactaaccggtgtctgtatgtagcctcgctacttttatagcctcgctactgtatatagcctgtctttttactgttgttttatttctttacatgcccccccacattctgaaattgcatttttgcccccccccacacagttttatcattggaatgtgatacaaaacgaggcactGGTgtactttaggaccatgcggatgcctcCGAGCGCTCAGGTAGGCTGGTAGAAAGCATCTGTATCAGATGGAAGCAGATGTCACTATATCATATCACCCTTTAAAGAAAGCATGAACGTAAACCATAAGAAATATACGTTTTCTATTACACTTTACATTTTACAATTGCACTTTATTTGACATTGTTCCCTCTGTTTAAAACAGGTACGACTACTGACTTTAAACTTGGTGCAAACATTTTGTAGATCTGGCAGGGGGCAAGACAGAGCAATGacatgcaaaaaaaacaaaaacaaatctcTGTTACTAATCTCCTTCATTAAACCATTAAGTAGTGAGAGCGAgggatttgtttgtttatttgtgtaATTGCCTCATCCCTAATGCATCCCTCTAGTGCTGTAATTCACAAACAGAGAACTGTCAAAGTCATTTATTGTCATCTTCAAGGTTACACTTTATTTGGTGTTACAGATGAACTAGCTAAATAAGACACAACCAGAGGCCATAGGGCAGGCTTCCGCATAATCGCGGCCTGTGGgcccaatttttttttataatgatctttttattatattttgttgttggacataagactgtaaaaacaccagcaaatcagaaAAGtgattttggaaatctgttcaaaagtattcccatgcataatagagatgTGATCAtttacaaatgtaagcaaggtttgaaatgattatgttttggtcaaatattatatctgttcgggcttcttgcagtcaatttgcagtctaaaaatgatttgtaattatgtttcggccccctgaccatccgcttaAGAAAAACATCGGCCCGCAACCGGATCTAATTGATGATCCCTGCCAAGGCAAGATGACCTCAGTCGTCTGTTTAACTAATGAGACAAGTGTTGATATTCCACCTGAACATTTTTACCCTCAGCTTACAGGAGTGGTGAGCAGGTGGAGAGGCAGGGAATCCATCTTGTTTCATGAGGTGCACAGCGGCGATATTTAGAGCACGTCTCTCCACCCAATGCTCAATGGTCTCCGTGACCCCCCATTGATTTTTTGATTAATGTGATTCATTTCATTCTAATTTGACATACAGCTAGTCTGACCTTCTAGGCTTAATGAAAAGCATGTTGTTCATTGCACATTTTTATTTCCACAGCCTTAAATTGATTAATGGATTCATTTTGATGGATCGCTTTTCCCTCTCGTTATCATCACACAGTACCGAGAGTCAAGAGATAAACGCAGCTGTAATTTCCAGTGTGTTGATAAGCCATCGTCTCTCGCGTAGCTTCTCCCTCCCCCCAGGATGTGTTACTGAATTCATTGGTCATACAAGGTAGAGCTGACATTTCACATCGGAGTGATGAACGGTAACTCGGGATCACAGAAGCGATGTGTTAGGTACCGTTTTGTTTTGCACACCTTTTAAACTACACGCACCATCTGTGAACACTGGCTCATTCCATAAAATACCGCTGATAAGCCAATAGGAATGTTGCCAGAACATCTCTATAAAAGCTATAGGTGTATTTGACACACAGGGGGTTGGTGGCACCtgaattggggaggacaggctcgtggtaatggctggaacagaatgGGTGGAATGATGTCaaatgcatcaaacacatggtttccaaaGGGTCCTTTTATGTTTCTGTACAAATACACCTGCAATCTCTATAGAAATGTCCTGACAATATTCATCTGTTGGTCCAATAGAGAAAGGATTCTGTACAATAACGTGAGCTCAGCTCCATGCCTCGAGGTGGGTGAAGGAGCCCTCTTCTGtcaaatcagtggaggctgctgaggggaagacggctcataataatggctggtttccatgtgtttgattccattcgcTCCATTCCAGCAAGGTTACAGGTGTATTTGTACAGAAACATAAAAGGACGCTTTGCCCAAAAGGCATACTGCTGTCTCTATTATACTCCAAGGCCTTGTGTTGGAGCAGAGAACATTATGCTTTATGTGAACATTTATGTGAGTCTCAGAAGGATGCCGACTGTATGGTTGATGTGCAGTCAAGCGAGTGTCCGTGTCTGACGGTCTGCGTAGGGTGAAGgtttctctctgtgttctgtgaCCGTGCTGTTATGTTTGCTGTGTAGCCCCTGGGAGTTATTGTTGTGTGTTCCTTTTGACTCACCGCAGAGGTCCTTTAGGGGCCAGCGTACGTTGGCGAAAGAGTTGTTGTCATGCTAGCTCACGAACGTGAGGATGTTAGAGTTGTAGCTAATAAACCTGAGCCGTTTATAAATAACTATGTCTTGTTCTTCCTATATAACATTGGTGATGATAACACATGCCGTTTGTTTGCCtgtggagaggttgttgtcatctTCACTGAGCAAAATTGAGTGAAGCTCAGTGAAGTTCAAGCTACAGTGATCGTCTCAGTTGTGGTTATGGAAACTCTTTGGGCTTTGTAACCGTACGGAAGATGTGTAGTGTGGTCAGCCCTGTAGTGTGGGTTTGCCCTatagtgggagaggagaggagaggagaggaaagaagggggaaagggagaggaaaggaggaggaggggagagggataggaaagggagaggagaggagaggcgaaggagagggggagggagagggagaggaggggaaaggggatgGAGAGGCgggcgagaggagaggagaggagggggagacagagaggagagcgtCTCAGGGCTGACTATAATTAGAGAGTTGACTTCTCTGTTTAgacaggaggacagggggagaggacACTAGTCACTCCTCTCAACCCACTGGCATTGTTCTATTATCACTGAGATACTGTTCTTCACTTTGTATGGGCCTCAAGTCAAGTCACAActgcccctacacacacacacacacacacacacacacacacacacacacacacacacacacacacacacacacacacacacacacacacacacacacacacacacacacacacacacacacacacacacaaatgctaaCACACGTTTCCTCCGCTCAGCCATAACCCATACCCTATattgtgctgcctgcctgcctgccttcggAGGACCTGCTCCTCTCCCCCGTTGACCACCTCCTCCCTCTGCTCAAGTCATGTGGTTCCCTCTTGACTGTCGCTCCATCTGTTGGAGGATTGAAAAAACAAAATGTTCAACTGTGGCTGAACATCGTAGCCCAGACCTACGCTGTCATATAGCTGTTTTATTTGATTCTTGTTTGTTTTGCGTTTTCAAGTGCTTTGAGATTCTTCATGTAATGAAAAGCGTTATAAAATAGTAATAATTATATTCCCCCCAGGTTCCCATGACTCCTTCAGTTTCTACATAGACGAGTCCTCTCCGGTGGGTCCTGAGCAGACTGACGCTGTCCAGAACTTTGTGTCTGTCTTTGGCACGGTGGCCAAGAAGCTGATGCGTAAATGGCTGGCCACTCAGACTATGAACTTCTCCAGCCAGCTGGAGGCCGGCGTCCGCTTCTTTGACCTGCGGATTTCCACCAAGCCCCGGGACCCAGACAATGAACTCTTCTTCGCTCATGGCCTCTTCAGCGCCACGGTGAATAAAATTACTCCCTACGACTATATTTCCTCCTACAGAACCCCAGGTGTTTTTCCTGACCACCTGACCTGACCAGAAAGAAAACTCTGGACCATAGTTATTTTCCATACAGGTCAAGaggtcaggaaaaactctggaccTTATTCAGTGGGTACAGTATGACTGGTCTGACACTATATTTGCTCCCTTGTGGGGTGTGTGTTGTGCTTCCAGGTGAGAGAAGGTCTGGAGCAGATCAGCTCCTTCCTGTCGGCCCATGCCAGAGAGGTTGTGTTCCTGGACTTTAACCACTTCTACGGGATTCAGAACCTGCACCATGAGAAGTTGGTCTCAATGCTGAGAGACGTGTTCGGGGAGAAACTCGCCCCTGTCGTCTTCGCTCAGGAGGTAAGATACTCTACTGTACAAACTAATTAAACACCTTTAATCTCGGTGCTCCCTCAAGAGTATATGGTGATCACCTTGGCTCCACAGCCCTATGGCCCTGGAAGTTCCTAAAGACAAAACCCCTCCctacactcctccctccctctaggtGAGTCTCCAGTACATGTGGGAGAAAGAGTACCAGGTATTGGTGTTCTACCACAGTCCTATGGCCCTGGAAGTGCCATTTCTATGGCCTGGTCAGATGATGCCTGCTCCCTGGGCCAACACCACTGACCCTGAAAAGCTGATCCAGTTCCTCCAGGCCTCTGTGGCTGACCGCAGGTCTGTATGGCCCTCTATCTTTCACCTATCCGTCTTTTCCTGGACAGTGTGTTAAACCTTTGGGAAAAGCACTTACAGATGTAggctcttaatttgatcaccctgttgcaggagaacattcctgcaatgcaggacattttaaacttgtagtgtgtttgaggtttaaaaagactTCTGAAATTTTGGacttttcccttacaaaaaatgtatcaacccctacaaaaattaTTATAGTCCAcattataattcacatttcctgttgctgcaggatgaTGTTCCTGATGTAGAAAGCTGGCTCAATTTAAGATCCTACTTTCATCTTTAATTGTGCCTGTATAGTAAAGTTTGATGTGATTTTTTGTAATGGCAGGAGGAAGGGAACATTCTTTGTCTCCCAAGTGGTCCTCACACCTAAGGCCAGCACCGTCATGAAAGGAGTAGCCAGCGGACTGAGGGAGACCATTACAGAGAGGTGAGttggtttgtttctctctgtatgtatgtatgtatgtatgtatgtatgtatgtatgtatgtatgaatgtatgtacagtttaagtcggaagtttacatacacttaggttggtgtcattaaaactcgtttttcaaccactccacaaatttcttgttaaaaaactatagttttggcaagtcggttaagacatctactttgtgcatgacacaagtcatttttccaacaattgttaacagacagattatttcacttataattcactgtatcacaattccagtcggtcagaagtttacctacactaagttgactgtgcctttaaacag
Proteins encoded in this window:
- the plcxd3 gene encoding PI-PLC X domain-containing protein 3 — encoded protein: MASSHGKNEHRFADWMANLPESMHRIPLTNLAIPGSHDSFSFYIDESSPVGPEQTDAVQNFVSVFGTVAKKLMRKWLATQTMNFSSQLEAGVRFFDLRISTKPRDPDNELFFAHGLFSATVREGLEQISSFLSAHAREVVFLDFNHFYGIQNLHHEKLVSMLRDVFGEKLAPVVFAQEVSLQYMWEKEYQVLVFYHSPMALEVPFLWPGQMMPAPWANTTDPEKLIQFLQASVADRRRKGTFFVSQVVLTPKASTVMKGVASGLRETITERALPSMMLWIRAQRPGESGINIITADFVELGDFISAVITLNYHMDDEEENAT